The Microbacterium limosum genome contains a region encoding:
- a CDS encoding O-acetylhomoserine aminocarboxypropyltransferase/cysteine synthase family protein translates to MSEDHRFGFRTRALHAGGTPDAATGARAVPIYQTSSFVFDDAADAANLFALQKYGNIYSRIGNPTVAALEERLASLEGGIGAVATASGMSAEFITFAALTGAGDHVVASAQLYGGTVTQLDVTLRRFGVDTTFVASSDPADYAAAIRPETKVLYVETIGNPSGEIADIEGLAEVAHAAGIPLVVDSTLATPYLARPLEHGADIVIHSVTKFLGGHGTTLGGVVVEKGTFDWGNGRFPQMTEPVASYGGISWWDNFGEYGFLTKLRSEQLRDIGPALAPHSAFLLLQGVETLPQRIDAHLANARIVAEWLDSDPRVSFVTWAGLPAHPHRARAEKYLPLGPGSVFAFGVRPTGDFDAEEQRLAAARRTGEALIDSLRLASHLANIGDARTLVIHPASTTHQQLSAAQLVTAGVPADLIRISVGLEDAEDILWDLDQALTAATGVTR, encoded by the coding sequence ATGAGCGAAGACCACCGGTTCGGGTTCCGCACCCGCGCCCTGCACGCGGGCGGCACGCCCGACGCCGCCACGGGTGCCCGCGCGGTGCCGATCTATCAGACCTCGTCGTTCGTCTTCGACGACGCCGCGGATGCCGCGAACCTCTTCGCGCTGCAGAAGTACGGCAACATCTACTCGCGCATCGGCAATCCCACCGTCGCCGCGCTCGAGGAGCGTCTGGCCTCGCTCGAGGGCGGCATCGGAGCCGTCGCGACGGCATCCGGGATGAGCGCGGAGTTCATCACGTTCGCGGCCCTCACGGGCGCGGGCGACCACGTCGTGGCCTCGGCGCAGCTCTACGGCGGCACGGTGACGCAGCTGGACGTGACGCTGCGGCGCTTCGGCGTCGACACGACGTTCGTCGCATCGAGCGACCCGGCCGACTACGCCGCCGCGATCCGGCCGGAGACGAAGGTGCTCTACGTCGAGACGATCGGCAACCCCTCCGGCGAGATCGCCGATATCGAGGGGCTCGCCGAGGTGGCACACGCCGCCGGCATCCCGCTCGTGGTGGACTCGACGCTCGCGACGCCCTACCTGGCGCGTCCGCTCGAGCACGGCGCCGACATCGTCATCCACTCGGTGACGAAGTTCCTCGGCGGTCACGGGACGACCCTCGGCGGCGTCGTGGTGGAGAAGGGCACGTTCGACTGGGGCAACGGCAGGTTCCCCCAGATGACCGAGCCCGTCGCGTCGTACGGCGGCATCAGCTGGTGGGACAACTTCGGCGAGTACGGGTTCCTCACCAAGCTGCGCTCCGAGCAGCTGCGCGACATCGGGCCCGCCCTGGCCCCCCACTCCGCCTTCCTGCTGCTGCAGGGCGTGGAGACCCTTCCGCAGCGGATCGACGCGCACCTCGCGAACGCCCGCATCGTCGCCGAATGGCTGGACTCGGACCCCCGCGTCTCGTTCGTCACGTGGGCGGGCCTGCCCGCACACCCGCACCGCGCCCGCGCCGAGAAGTACCTGCCGCTCGGTCCCGGCTCCGTCTTCGCGTTCGGGGTGCGCCCGACGGGCGACTTCGACGCCGAGGAGCAGAGGCTCGCGGCCGCCCGGCGCACCGGCGAGGCGCTCATCGACTCGCTCCGCCTCGCCTCGCACCTCGCGAACATCGGGGACGCCCGCACCCTCGTCATCCACCCGGCCTCGACGACGCACCAGCAGCTGAGTGCGGCGCAGCTCGTGACCGCGGGGGTGCCGGCGGATCTCATCCGCATCTCGGTGGGCCTCGAGGACGCCGAGGACATCCTGTGGGACCTCGACCAGGCTCTCACCGCAGCGACAGGAGTGACGCGTTGA